The following coding sequences lie in one Leptospira inadai serovar Lyme str. 10 genomic window:
- a CDS encoding DinB family protein — protein MVPIEYCKAMSLYNRWQNDSLLIVCASLKAEELEADKKLFFGSIANTWNHLILMDLAWLDRLQKRPVQITNFKERVFSSFDELAEKRRELDKTISNWAGEVSSEFLMQDLTFYSFMYAKEATLPVWLLVTHFFNHQTHHRSQISTALFQSGFDYGVTDIPWNPIYHSGS, from the coding sequence ATGGTTCCAATCGAATATTGCAAGGCGATGTCGTTATATAATCGGTGGCAAAATGATTCATTATTAATCGTTTGTGCTAGTTTAAAGGCGGAAGAATTGGAGGCGGATAAGAAATTATTTTTCGGGTCCATCGCCAATACTTGGAATCATCTAATCTTGATGGATTTAGCCTGGTTGGATAGGTTACAAAAAAGGCCCGTTCAAATTACGAATTTTAAGGAAAGAGTTTTTAGCTCCTTTGACGAACTGGCAGAGAAAAGACGGGAATTGGACAAAACCATCTCGAATTGGGCCGGCGAGGTTTCCTCGGAATTTCTAATGCAAGATCTTACCTTCTATAGCTTTATGTATGCCAAAGAAGCGACGTTACCGGTTTGGCTATTAGTGACGCATTTTTTTAATCATCAGACTCATCATCGTAGCCAAATTTCAACCGCTTTGTTTCAATCCGGTTTCGATTACGGCGTCACCGATATCCCTTGGAATCCGATCTATCATTCGGGTTCATAA